A single genomic interval of Myxocyprinus asiaticus isolate MX2 ecotype Aquarium Trade chromosome 19, UBuf_Myxa_2, whole genome shotgun sequence harbors:
- the cited2 gene encoding cbp/p300-interacting transactivator 2 — MVDRMMAMNHGRFPDAVNGLQHQHSARRMGMGQFSNALQQQQHYNVIMGDHMHYAGGNVNTNHGIRHSIGSANNMNGGHPNGNLPARFNGQFVGPAAVSSQAQQLAASMQLQKLNTPYYSHHTHPSHHHHYMHELHPASHQLNGTGHQFRDSNAKQNTSGVPLPGHHMPAAILPPNVIDTDFIDEEVLMSLVIEMGLDRIKELPELWLGQNEFDFMTDFVCKQQPSRVSC, encoded by the coding sequence ATGGTAGACCGCATGATGGCAATGAACCATGGACGTTTCCCAGATGCGGTTAATGGTCTTCAGCATCAGCACTCTGCGCGCAGGATGGGAATGGGACAGTTTTCGAACGCGCTTCAACAGCAGCAGCATTATAACGTCATAATGGGAGACCACATGCATTACGCGGGAGGGAATGTAAACACGAACCACGGAATCCGGCATTCTATCGGCTCTGCGAATAATATGAACGGAGGGCACCCCAATGGTAACTTGCCTGCCCGCTTTAACGGCCAGTTTGTCGGACCCGCTGCTGTGAGCAGCCAAGCGCAGCAGCTCGCCGCAAGCATGCAGTTGCAGAAGCTCAACACGCCTTACTACAGTCACCACACGCATCCTTCCCATCATCACCATTATATGCATGAACTGCACCCCGCCAGCCACCAGTTAAACGGCACAGGACACCAGTTCCGAGATAGTAATGCTAAACAGAACACGTCTGGTGTGCCTCTGCCTGGCCACCACATGCCTGCAGCAATACTGCCCCCCAACGTTATCGACACTGATTTTATTGACGAGGAGGTCTTGATGTCACTGGTGATAGAAATGGGCTTGGACCGAATAAAGGAACTGCCAGAGCTTTGGCTGGGACAGAATGAGTTTGATTTTATGACGGACTTTGTTTGTAAGCAACAGCCCAGCCGAGTGAGCTGTTAA